The nucleotide window GTTTTTAAGAACAACAATGGAAATGATGAACGAATTTAAGTTTTTAAATGATGATGAATTAATTTATGAAATTGTAGTAACAAATCCAAATTTAATTTCTGACCAAATTGAAAAAGTTGAAATTATTAAAGATAAATTATATACGCCTAAGATTAAGGGTAGTGACCAATTATTAAAAGAATTATGTTATCAAAATGCTTATAAAATTTATGGTAATCCATTGCCAGAAATTGTTGCTTCCCGTTTAGAACGAGAATTAAATGCTATTATTAAACATGGTTTTGCTGTTATTTACTGAATTGCGCATAAATTAGTTGATAAATCATTACAAGATGGTTATTTAGTTGGGTCGCGGGGAAGCGTTGGTAGTAGTTTTGTTGCAACAATGAGTAATATTACCGAAGTAAATCCATTACAACCACATTATTTATGTTCTTATTGTAGTTATAGTGAATTTATTGTTGATGGATCGGTTAAGTGTGGATATGATTTATCAGCTCGTACTTGTCCAAAGTGTCAAAAACCATTAAAAGGGGAAGGACATGATATTCCATTTGAAACATTTTTAGGGTTTGAAGCGGATAAAGTTCCTGATATTGATTTAAACTTTTCAGGAGAATATCAACCAATTGCGCATGATTTTACCAAAGAAATGTTTGGCGAGCGTAGTGTTTATCGTGCGGGAACAATTTCCACAGTGGCAGAAAAAACTGCATATGGTTATGTGAAAGGTTATTTTGAAAGTAAAAATATTTTACATTTAAAACGCCGCGCAGAATTAGAACGAATTGCTAAGGGTTGTGAAGGGGTTAAACGAACAACTGGCCAGCATCCAGGTGGAATTGTTGTTATTCCAAATGAATATGAAGTTGAAGCGTTTACACCAGTTAATTTTCCTGCTGATGATATAAAATCAAATTGGTTAACTACTCATTTTGATTTCCACGCAATTCATGATAATGTTTTAAAGTTAGATATTTTAGGTCATGTTGATCCAACTGCTTTGCGAATGCTACAAGATTTAACGGGAGTGGATCCAAAAACAATTCCAACAAATGATGAAGCGGTTTTAAGTCTTTTTCGAAGTTTAGATGTTTTAAACATTAAACCAGAAGATATTAATGGTGAAAAAACTGGCGCAATTGGCATTCCTGAATTTGGTACTTTTTTTGTTCGTAAGATGCTATTAGATACAAAACCTACTTCATTTGCAGATTTAGTTCAAATTTCAGGATTATCACATGGAACAGATGTTTGAATTGGTAATGCCCAAGAATTAATTCGAAATCAAAATATTAGTATCTCAGAAGTAATTGGGTGTCGTGATGACATTATGGTTAATTTAATTTATAAAGGGTTACCTGCTCAAAGTGCTTTTAAGATTATGGAAGATGTTCGTAAGGGAAAAGGTTTAACAGCTGAACATGAGCAATTAATGCGGGATAATAATGTTGAACAATGATATATTGATTCATGTAATAAAATTAAGTATATGTTCCCAAAAGCACATGCAACAGCCTATGTTTTAATGGCATGACGGGTGGCATGATACAAAATTAATTACCCAGTTGAATATTATGCAACATTTTTTTCAACTCGAACAGATGTTTTTGACATTAAAACAATTTTAAAAGGAGCAGAAACAATCAAACAAGTATTAAGAGATATTCAAACTCGGTTGGATAATAAAGATTTTAATGCACCGAATAAACCAACTCAAAAAGAAAAAGATTTAATTCCAGTTTATGAAATAGCATTAGAAATGTATGCCCGAGGAATTAAAATGAGTAATATTGATTTAAAAACAAGTCGCAATAAAAATTTTACGGTTATTACAACTGAAAATAATGAAAAAATTATTTTACCACCATTTTCGGCAATTGATGGCTTGGGAGGTGCTGTTGGTGATAGTATTATTAATGCTCGTTATGAAAAACCATTTTTATCAGTTGCTGATTTACAAAAACGAACAAATATTACAAAGGCTCATTTAGAATCATTTGAAGAACTTGGAATTTTAAAAGATTTATCGTTAGATGATCAAATTGCTTTTGAGTTTTAAATAAGATAATTTTTTAAGGTATTTTCCTTTATAATTAGAATAATTAAGAGGTGAGGAAAATGGCAATTAAATCAGGCTTTGTTGCAATTGTGGGTCGACCAAATGTCGGAAAATCAACATTATTGAATACAATTTTAAATAATAAAGTAGCAATTGTAACGGCAAAGGCACAAACAACGCGTAACCGGATTCAAGGTATTTATAATGATCAAGAATCACAAATTGTGTTTATGGATACACCAGGCATTCATAAAGCTCATCATGAAATGGGAAAATTTATGAACAAAGTTGCGTTATCAGCAACCAAAGCAGCTGATGTTATTTTATTTTTAGCCCCGGCAAATGAACGAATTGGTGATAATGATCGTTATATTATCAAAGCACTACAAGAGCGAGCAATTCCAATTGTTTTAGTTGTCACAAAAATTGATTTAGTTTCCAAAGGTGATTTAATGGTAAAAATTGCTGAATGAGAAAAAATTCATCAATTTACTGCAGTTATTCCAGTTTCAGCAGTTAAACATAAAAATCTTGAAACATTATTAATTTTATTAAAAACACATTTAGAAGTAGGACCACAATATTATCCCGATGATATGCTAACTGACCAACCCGAAAAGTTTTTAATTCGTGAAATTATTCGAGAAAAAATTTTGTTATTAACAGAAGATGAGATTCCCCATAGTGTTGCGATTTTAATTGATAAAATTGAAGATCAACCACAACTATTAAAAATTATGGCTTCAATTTGTGTTGAACGTGATTCACAAAAAGGAATTATTATTGGGAAACAAGGACGCCTAATTAAAAAAATTGGAACACAAGCACGCTTAGAATTAGAACAAATTTTAGGAACAAAAATATTTTTAGAATTATTTGTTAAAGTAGTTGATAAATGACGGGATAAGCCTTCAATGATTGCTCGTTTAGGTTATAACAAAGAAAGTTATTAAAATGGCCCAAAAATTAACAGGAATAGTGTTGAATAAACAACCTTATGATGATAATAGTGCCATTGTAACGATTTTGTCAAAAGAATTAGGCAAATTAGCTTTTTTTGCCCCTGGAGTACAAAAAATTACATCAAAAAATCAGTATGCAGTACAATTCTTAGCAACAAGTGAGTTTGAAATATTTTTATCATATCATAATAATAAGTTAAGTAAATTAAAAACAGGAAATTTATTAAGAACAAGAATTAAATTAGCGCAAAATTATGATGATTATTTATTAGCAACATTAATTTGTGAAATTGCTGAACAAGCGGTGGCTGACCGTCAGCCCGATAATGCATTGTACGAATTATTAACAACAACATTAGATAATTTAGTTGCATGAGAAGATAATTTAAGTATTGTAATTGCTTTTATGTTTCGTACTTTAAAATGATATGGATTAGAATGAAACTTTACAATGTGTAAACGCTGTGGTAGCAAACAACACATTAAAACAATTAGTTTTCTTGAAGAAGGATATCTTTGTAAAAATTGTTTATTACCAAGAGATTATCTTTTTCCAATTGAATTAGTTAAAGTTTTTAATAGTAATTTTCATACTAATTTTTATTTTCACAATAAGATTAATATAAAAGTGTTAATAATATTATTTAAAATGTTATGTGAGTATTATTTAACAAAAGTTGGAATATTTTCGTGTAGTATTTATGAAATGCGACAAAAATCAATTTATTTTAAAGAATAACATAGTATAATAGTATAATTGAGAATAGAAAAATAAGAAGGAGTTACATTAATGCAATATACATTAGAAGAAGTTGTTAATCATTTAAAAACACAAGGTTTTGTGTTTCAAGGTAGTGAGATTTATGGCGGTTTAGCAAACAGCTGAGATTTTGGACCGTTGGGGGTTGAATTAGAACGAAATTTAAAAAATTTATGATGACAACATTTTATTACGAAATCAAAATATAATGTTGGTCTTGATAGTGCTATTTTAATGAACAATAATGTTTGAAAAGCTTCTGGGCACCTTGGTAATTTTGCTGACCCATTATTAGACTGTAAAAAGTGTAAAACCCGAATGCGGGCAGATAAACTGATTGAAGATAATTATCCGAAATTAAATTGTGGTGGTTGAACTAATGAACAATTAGAAACTTTTATTACTGAAAAAAATATTTTATGTCCAAATTGTGGTGGACATGACTTTACTGAAATTCGTCAGTTTGAATTAATGTTTAAAACAAATCAAGGTGTAATTGAAGATGAAAAATCAGTTGTTTATTTGCGGCCAGAAACAGCACAAGGAATTTTTGTCAATTTTAAAAATGTCCAACGTTCTTTACGAAAAAAAATCCCTTTTGGAGTTGGTCAAATTGGAAAGTCATTTCGTAATGAAATTACCCCGGGAAATTTTATTTTTCGTACACGTGAATTTGAACAAATGGAATTAGAATTTTTTTATGATAGTAACGAAAAGGTTGATTGATTTGAATATTGAGTTAAAGAAGTAACCAAGTTTTTAGAATTAATTAATTTAAAATCAGAAAACTATCGTTTTCGTGAGCATAATGCTGATGAATTAGCCCATTATGCGAAACGAACTATTGATATTGAATATAAATTTCCGTTTGGAATAGGTGAATTATGGGGGATCGCTGACCGTGGGGATTATGATTTACGTCGTCATAGTGAAATGAGTAAAAATGATTTGTCGTATTTAAATCAAGAAACAAATGAAAAAATTATGCCGCATGTAATTGAACCATCTGTTGGAGTTGGTCGTTTGCTGCTAGCTATTTTATATGATGCTTACCATGTTGAAAAAGTTGATGACAATGAGACGAGAATTGTTTTAAAATTAAGTCCGTTATTAGCTCCGTATCAAATTGCGGTGATTCCATTAAGCAAACAATTAAACAGCGAGGCTTATCAACTATATGAAAAACTCTTAGTTCATTTTCAGTGTACTTATGATGAAACAGGAAATATTGGAAAGCGTTATCGTCGTCAAGATGCGATTGGAACACCGTTTTGTGTAACAGTTGATTTTGATACTCAAGAAGACCAAAAAGTTACCGTTCGTAATCGTGATACAATGAAACAAGAACGAGTGGCAATTACTAATTTAGAAAGTTATTTCACCGCAGCATTAAAATAATTAAAAGGAGTGAAAGGTATGGCATTAATTAGTAATGAAAAAATTGATTTAATTAAGTCAAAAGTAAATATTGTTACCGTAATGTCAGAATATTTATCGCTTGAAAAACGTGGCCGTAATTATTGAGCAGTTTGTCCATTTCATCAAGATTCACATCCTTCAATGAGTATTTCACCAGAAAAGCAAATTTATCGTTGTTTTGCTTGTTCAGCTGGTGGCAATGTTTTTACTTTTTTACAAGAATATGAAAATATTAGTTTTATTGAAGCGTTAAAAAAAGTTGCAGTAATGGCCAATATTTCATTAGATGAATTAACTGCTTATCAAGAAAAACCGAAATATGATCAAAGTGAACAGTTAATTTTTGAAATTAATGCCTTAGCAAGTGCTTACTTTAGTAATAATTTAGAAACAAAAAAAGCTTATGATGCAAAAGAATATTTAACAAAACGGAACATTAATAATACTGAAATTGAATTATTTCAGATTGGTTATGCGGAAAGTGGTTTTGATCATTTGTACCATTTTTTAATTAAAAAAGGATATTCAATTAATGATATCCAACAAGCGGGTTTAATTACAATTAAAAATGGTAAGGTATATGATTATTTTAATAATCGCCTAATGTTTCCAATTAAAAATGAAGATAGTTATGTTATCGGTTTTTCTGGGCGAGTAATTGGAACTACCAGCCAAGTAGCAAAGTATCTTAATACTCCTGAAACAAAGGTTTTTAAAAAAGAACAACTAATGTATAATATTCACCGGGCGAAACCTTTTATTCGTCAGCAAAATAATCTAATTTTACTTGAAGGATATATGGATGTTATTAGTTTAGAAAAATTAGATATTAAAAATACCGTTGCTTTGATGGGAACTAATTTAAGTGAATATCATTTAAAAGAAATTAAAAGATTAACGAATGAATGTTTACTTTTTTTGGACGGCGATAAGGCTGGAATTAATGCTAGTTTAAAAGCAGCAATTAAATTGTTAAGTAATAATCTAAAAGTTAAAATTGTCTTGAATGAAACTCAGCAAGATCCTGACGAATTAGTTAATAGTGGTCAAGGGGAATTAATTCAAACAATGTTAGCAAATGCCCAACATCCAATTAATTTTGCTCTTGATTATTTTCAAAATAAATTTAATTTACAAGCAGCAAATGAATTAGAAGAATTTTTTAATATTGTGGCACCTTTAATTAAAGCCAGTCCAAATCCATTGGAACAAGAATTAGCGGTTAATAATTTAGTTAAAATAACAGGAATATCGAAAGAAACAATTACAACAAAAATTGGGCAAATTAAATCATATCAAAAAGCAGTTTTTTCACCTATGACATCAGAACCAATTCCTAATGTAACGAACGATAATAATTATCAGCAAAGGTTATCAACAAGGTTCAAACCACAGCAAAGCAAGACTGTTATAATTAAAAAGACAAAATATAAAATTAAAAATTTAAAGCGATATCTTTTAGCAGAGCAAAATATGGTTTTACAATTACTTGCTTCTCGGAAAGCAGCGGATTTTTATCAAAGAAAAATTGGAAATTTAAATTTTGATGGTTATCGTTTGTTAGCAAATGATATAATTACTTATTATAATGGACATTTGGGGGCAGAAAATGTTAAAATTAATATGTTGTGTGATGAAATAAATGATCCAAATTTAAAAAAAATATTAATGGATATTATTAATAAATCAACGATTAAAATTAAATATAATAAGAAAGAATTAGAAGACTATGCGCTCTTAATTGATGATTTTGCTAATGAAAAAGAGATTGCAATGCTATGAAATAAGTTAGAAAAAGCAAGTAATCTAATTGAGCAACAAGCAATTTCAATGGAAATTGACAAGTTGAATCAACGATTAAAATTTAAAAAGGGGTAGAGAGAATGGGATTATCAAAAAAAGAAGTCAGAGATATGAAATCTTTTGATGAATTTAAAGAATATATTAATAAATATTTAGAAGAAAATAACAATGAAATTGAACAAGAAAAATTAATAACATTAATTAATGATCATTTTGAAGTTGATGATAATGATGTTAAAGAATATTTTGAAGAATTAGTCACTAATGGTGTTGAATTTAGTGATGTTAATTTAGAAGAATTAGAAGAAAATGAAGTTCCTGAACCAGAAAAAGTAACAAAAAAACAACCAGATGAAAAATTACGTTATAAAGTTGGTGGTATTTCAAATGAAACAAAAATTCAGGATATTATTAAAGCTTACTTTAATATTTTGGGAACAAGTAAGATTTTAACTCGTGAGGAAGAAATTAAATATGCCAAAATTCTAGAATCATCTGATCCAGAAGAAAGACGTTTTGGAAGGGATAAATTAATCACTTCTAACTTAAAGTTAGTTGTTTCAGTTGCCCGCAAACATTTAAACCGGGGATTAGATTTTTCAGATTTAATTGAAGAAGGAAACATCGGGTTAATGAAAGCTGTTGATAAGTTTGATTATAAGCGTGGTTTTAAATTTTCAACATATGCAACATGATGAATTAGACAAGCAACAACACGGGCAATTGCTGATCAAGCGCGAACAATTCGGATCCCTGTTCATATGGTTGAAACAATTAATAAATTAACAAGAATTGAACGTCAATTAACACAAGAATTAGGGCGCGAACCAAGTTACAATGAAATTGCCGAAAAAATGGGGCAAGGAATGGTTGGCGAAAAAGTTCGTGAAATTAAAAGATTATCAATTGAACCGGTTTCATTAGAAAAACCAATTGGTGATGAGGATGATACTCATTTTGGTGATTTTGTTGATGATAAAGATATTTTTACACCGGATGAATATGCTGAAAAAGAATCATTACGAGAAGTAATTGATGAAGTTTTCCATGAAATTTTATCAGCCCGAGAAGAAAAAGTAATTAGAATGCGGTTTGGACTTTTACCAACAAAGTTACGAACAGTATTACGGTTAGCAAAAGAATGCGAAGATGAAACTTTTCCTGAATTAGTCCAAACAGTTAAAGCGCTTGATATTCACTATGATACACCAATTGAAAAAGTACAAAGTCAAAAAAATGCGTTAATTGATAAACATTTATCAAAATATGATTCGCCAAAAACATTAGAAGAAGTAGGCAAAGAGTTTAAAGTTACACGTGAACGAATTCGTCAAATTGAAGCAAAAACAATTCGTAAGTTTAAACCAAACCAAGCTAACTCAAAAGCAAAAGTATTAAAAGACTTTTTTAAAGGATAGAGGTTTTAAAAATGGATAGATTATCGGAACGTTTATTATTAATTGCTAAACAAGTTAATGAAAAAGATATTATTTGTGATATTGGGACAGATCATGCAATGATTCCAATTTATTTAGCAAAAGGAAATTTAATTACCAAAGCTTACGCTTGCGACATTGCTGAACAACCATTAAACCAAGCAAAAAAAAATATTGCAAAATATCATGCTGAAGAACTTATTACCCCAATTTTAGCAGATGGCTTAGCAGGAATTTCCCATATTAAGATTGATACATGTATTATTTCAGGATTAGGAAGTGCAACAATTTTAACCATTCTGCAACAAGATTCTGATTTAATTGATCGCTATATTTTATGTCCTAATGATGATCCATTTTTATTACGAGAATGAATTAAAAAACAAAAATACTTTGTTGAAAAAGAATTATTAATTAAAGAAAATGATATTATTTATGAAATTATTGTTGTTAATAAAAGTGCAGGTCAAAAAGTTAAAAATAACAAAGACTTATATTTTGGTCCTTGTCTTCGCAAAGAACATAATAAACTTTTTCAAGAAAAATGATTGTTAAAAAATGATTATTATTTAACATTATTAAACAAGATTCCTTCGAACACTAAGAGCTATCAAGAAATTAAAGCAAAACTAAAAATGATTAACAAGGTGATATAATGTTAATTAAAAAATTATATCAAGAAATTGAAACTGATTTTTCATTGAAAGCAGCTTGTAAATGAGATTATAGTGGTCATCAGTATGGAAGTAAAAATCATTTTGTAGCAAAAATTATGGTTTGTTTAGATTTAACGAGTGAAGTAATTACAGCGGCAATAGCTAAGCAAATTAATGTTATTATAACCCATCATCCTTTTTGTTTTGGCAAGAAAAAAAGAATTCAACGCATTCCTTATAAACAAACAATTATTGAGCTTCTTAATAAACATCAAATTGCTGTTTATGCTTTACATACCAATTATGATGGTTTAATGAATGAATTGATTTTACAAGAATTAAATCCTCAAAAAATTGTTGCATTTGATGATAATTTAACAAAGATTGGTCATATCAGTTTAACAGCTGATGAAATTATTACGAAATTAAAAGCAATTTTTAAAATTACAACAGTACAGCATAATTTACCTACGTTAGATCAACCAATTAAAACAGTTGCTTTAGCAGCAGGAGCAGCAGGTAATGTGATTGCAAATATTGACCAAAATATTGATCTTTTTATTACTGGTGAAGTTAAATGAGATCAATGAGTATTAGCAAATGAAAAACAATTAGCAGTTATTTGTTTCAACCACTATATGGAAGATTTTTTTACTGCTGCTTTTGCTGGATACTTAACACGAAAGTTTCCAACTTTAACAATTATTCCATATCATACAAAAAATATTATTAACTATCGTTAATAATATTTTTTATATTTGTTCTAAATAACGAATTACTTCTAATTGGATGATACTAGGTGTTGATGCTCCAGCAGTAACAGCAACACAAGTTTTATTTGCTAGCCAAGTTGGTTGAATATCACTTTTATCATTAATGCGATATGATTCAATACCAATTTGTTCACCCATTGCAACTAATTTTAAGGTGTTACTGCTACGATCATCACCAACAACAAGTAAAAGGTCAATTGTTGTTGGATCTAAACTTAGGACAGCATTTTGTCGTTCTAATGTTGCATTGCATAAATCATTTTTAAAAATAATTTCATTTGGAACAAGAGTTTTAAGTTTTTCAACAATTGCTTCAATATCAATTTTAGAAAGCGTTGTTTGGTTTGTAATTAAAATCTTTTTGGTTGGATCAAGATTGGGTAAAATGCTAGCAACTTCCTGTTCTGTTGTCACAAGATTGATGGTTGGACTAAGTGCTAACATTGCATTTGTTTCGGGATGAAAGTGCTTCCCAATAAAAATAATTTGATAATCCGGTTTTGCTAAATATTCCTTAATTAAATTTTTCGTAACTGTTACTCATTCACATTCAGTATCAACAAGTGTAATATTTTTTTGAACTGCAACATCTTTAATCCGATCATCACTACCATGGGCACTTAAAATCACAACAGCATTATCTGGCAAAGTTTGAATTAACTCAAGGCGATTAAGTTTAAAATCATTAACAGGAATAACACCTAAGTTAACGATTTCATCAATGACATGTTTATTATGGACAAGATAACCTAACATATAAATTTGTCGCCCGGCATATTTAATAGCAGCTTCTTTTGCTCATTTAATTGATTTAACAACACCAAGACAATAACCACGAGGTGTTACTTTTACAACTTTCATTTTTTCACCAATCCATTTTTATCTACTTATATGATATCATAACTAAAAATGTCTTTTATCATTTTAAAATAATATCTTAAACTTATTCATTAATCAAACTAAATTTGATATAATTAACTCGTCTATTTTAAGTGAAAATTTTATCTTTTTCTTAAAATATTACAATTATCTTAAATACTAAATTCAATTTGGGATAAAAAATTATTTAATGCAAAAACTAATGATTAATGCTATTTTAACACTAGCAACCAACATTGGTTTGATTTCATTATGAAAGGAGATTGAGTATGCCAGTAAGCTCAAAAGCTAAAAGCAAAAAGGTGCCCCAGTCGAAAAAACCAGTAGCAAAAAATGCGACAGAAGAAAAATGATTATTCATTAAATCACAAGCAGTTGTTGATTCAACTCCAGCTATGAAAAGATCAATTGATCGTTCAGTAGGAGATATTTATACAAAAACAGCAGCAGATTATCGGGCAAAAGATGGAACTGCCATTAGAACTGCCATTACAGCAGAAAGATTAATTGCAGAACGTTTAGGAAAAACAGCAACACAGAGAAAAGCAATTGAAGCACAAAGTAAAAAAAAGACCATTCAAATGTTAAATTCAAAGAAAGACAAAACACCTGCTAAAAAAGCAGCACCAAAAAAACCTTTGAAAAAAGTAGGGACAAAAAATAAGTAATGTTAACAATAACTAGATTTTCTAGTTATTGTTTTATTTAAAGTTTTTATTAATATTTTTCCTGTTTTTACAAAATAGAAAAATAAGATTAAGAATTTGAAATAATTAGGACTATAATAATAAAAGAGAAGAGGTTGGATCATGAAATCATTTGGTAAATGAAGTATAACTTTAATATGAGTTATTGTATTAATTATTTTAGTTTTAGCCTTAGTTTTTTTAGGAATATACTATGATGGTTATTATTGAGAAGGAAAAGGATTGCCGGTTAATATTAATGATATTAAAACATTTAATGGAAATGGTTATCAGTTAATAACCCAATTGGGAATTGGAAAATTAATGCGGTTAGTATCATCCGGGTCATTTATTTGAGGATATTCAAATATTGTTGTGCCTGATGGTGGTCAAGGAATTGATTTAATGACATGATTGCAACAACCGGGTAATGTTAATAATAGTGGTGTGATTCAATGACCCCAAAATTATGAATTAGAAGCAGGGACAAATTTTGCGGAAGTAGTTGGTAGTTTATTAATTGTGTTATTAGTTGCTATTCCTGTTTTAATCCTAATTGGGATATATGTTACAAAAAAAATGATAAAAGCAATGACACATCCTTACTCAATTGAATATTTAGATACACAGAAAAAATTGAAAAAAACAATAAAAGGAGCTAGAAAGGCACTGAAAAAAATGAATAAAGCTGTTCGCAAAGGACGTGAAACACCAACAACATTAGCACGAGAACAAGAACGATGAGCTAATTTAATTGTTAATGCTGAAGCAGATTTTATTAAAGAAAAAGAACTTTTTAAAACGCAGGATAATAAAAAACCAGTTGTGAAAAAATTAGTACCTGTTGGTAAAAAATAAAAGTTATTAATGAAATTAGCAATAATTTCATTTTTTAAATATGTTATAATTTGGAAGGTGAGAAAAGAGGGTTAAATTATGAGTAATTTTAATCAATTTGGCTTTAAACGGTTTTTAAATTTCGGTCTTGCTGAATTAAATTTTGTTGAACCAACTATTGTTCAAGAAAAAGTAATGCCATTATTGTTAAAACATCAAAATGTTATATGCAAGGCGCATACAGGAACTGGAAAAACATTTGCGTTTTGTTTGCCAATTTTAAATAATATAAATTATGAGCAAGTGAAGATTCAAGCCATTATTGTGACCCCAACACGTGAATTAGCAAAACAAATTTATGATAATATTCGTTTTTTTAAAAAATTTGAACCAAATTTACAAGTTAATTATTTTATTGGTGGCGAAGATATTAAACGTCAAATTGAACAATTACAACGAACACAGCCGCACATTATTATTGCCACTCCAACTCGGCTAAAAGATTTATTTGAGCAACAAAGTTTAAATTTAGGTAAATTAACAACTTTTATTATTGATGAATGTGATATGCTTTTTGATTTGGGTTTTATTGAAAATGTTGATTATATTTTGAGTAAAGTTAATTCTAATGTTCAAGTATCTGTTTTTTCTGCAACAATTCCGCATGAGTTGAAACCTTTTTTAATCAAATATTTAAAAAATCCACATTATTTAGATTTAAATGCCAATCAATTAACAAATCAAAACATTACACATATTTTAATTCCAACGAAGCATCAAGAACGAGAAACAATTTTATTAAAACTTTTAAAAACATTTGATCCATATTTATGTTTAATTTTTGTTAATAAAAAAACAGACATTAATAAGTATTATGATTTGTTATTAGAACATAATTATTCTGTAGTTCAATTACATGCAGGGTTAGAACCACGATTGCGAACACAAGTTGTTAAACGGATTCGAAATTTAGAATATAAATATGTTATTGCAAGTGATATTGCAGCCCGTGGGATTGATTTTATTGGTGTTAGTCATGTTATTTCAATTGATTTACCAAATGATTTAGAATATTATATTCATCGTAGTGGGCGTACTGG belongs to Spiroplasma melliferum and includes:
- a CDS encoding putative GTP-binding protein, translated to MAIKSGFVAIVGRPNVGKSTLLNTILNNKVAIVTAKAQTTRNRIQGIYNDQESQIVFMDTPGIHKAHHEMGKFMNKVALSATKAADVILFLAPANERIGDNDRYIIKALQERAIPIVLVVTKIDLVSKGDLMVKIAEWEKIHQFTAVIPVSAVKHKNLETLLILLKTHLEVGPQYYPDDMLTDQPEKFLIREIIREKILLLTEDEIPHSVAILIDKIEDQPQLLKIMASICVERDSQKGIIIGKQGRLIKKIGTQARLELEQILGTKIFLELFVKVVDKWRDKPSMIARLGYNKESY
- a CDS encoding DNA repair protein recO, with the translated sequence MAQKLTGIVLNKQPYDDNSAIVTILSKELGKLAFFAPGVQKITSKNQYAVQFLATSEFEIFLSYHNNKLSKLKTGNLLRTRIKLAQNYDDYLLATLICEIAEQAVADRQPDNALYELLTTTLDNLVAWEDNLSIVIAFMFRTLKWYGLEWNFTMCKRCGSKQHIKTISFLEEGYLCKNCLLPRDYLFPIELVKVFNSNFHTNFYFHNKINIKVLIILFKMLCEYYLTKVGIFSCSIYEMRQKSIYFKE
- a CDS encoding glycyl-tRNA synthetase; this encodes MQYTLEEVVNHLKTQGFVFQGSEIYGGLANSWDFGPLGVELERNLKNLWWQHFITKSKYNVGLDSAILMNNNVWKASGHLGNFADPLLDCKKCKTRMRADKLIEDNYPKLNCGGWTNEQLETFITEKNILCPNCGGHDFTEIRQFELMFKTNQGVIEDEKSVVYLRPETAQGIFVNFKNVQRSLRKKIPFGVGQIGKSFRNEITPGNFIFRTREFEQMELEFFYDSNEKVDWFEYWVKEVTKFLELINLKSENYRFREHNADELAHYAKRTIDIEYKFPFGIGELWGIADRGDYDLRRHSEMSKNDLSYLNQETNEKIMPHVIEPSVGVGRLLLAILYDAYHVEKVDDNETRIVLKLSPLLAPYQIAVIPLSKQLNSEAYQLYEKLLVHFQCTYDETGNIGKRYRRQDAIGTPFCVTVDFDTQEDQKVTVRNRDTMKQERVAITNLESYFTAALK
- a CDS encoding putative DNA primase, whose product is MALISNEKIDLIKSKVNIVTVMSEYLSLEKRGRNYWAVCPFHQDSHPSMSISPEKQIYRCFACSAGGNVFTFLQEYENISFIEALKKVAVMANISLDELTAYQEKPKYDQSEQLIFEINALASAYFSNNLETKKAYDAKEYLTKRNINNTEIELFQIGYAESGFDHLYHFLIKKGYSINDIQQAGLITIKNGKVYDYFNNRLMFPIKNEDSYVIGFSGRVIGTTSQVAKYLNTPETKVFKKEQLMYNIHRAKPFIRQQNNLILLEGYMDVISLEKLDIKNTVALMGTNLSEYHLKEIKRLTNECLLFLDGDKAGINASLKAAIKLLSNNLKVKIVLNETQQDPDELVNSGQGELIQTMLANAQHPINFALDYFQNKFNLQAANELEEFFNIVAPLIKASPNPLEQELAVNNLVKITGISKETITTKIGQIKSYQKAVFSPMTSEPIPNVTNDNNYQQRLSTRFKPQQSKTVIIKKTKYKIKNLKRYLLAEQNMVLQLLASRKAADFYQRKIGNLNFDGYRLLANDIITYYNGHLGAENVKINMLCDEINDPNLKKILMDIINKSTIKIKYNKKELEDYALLIDDFANEKEIAMLWNKLEKASNLIEQQAISMEIDKLNQRLKFKKG
- a CDS encoding RNA polymerase sigma factor RpoD; translation: MGLSKKEVRDMKSFDEFKEYINKYLEENNNEIEQEKLITLINDHFEVDDNDVKEYFEELVTNGVEFSDVNLEELEENEVPEPEKVTKKQPDEKLRYKVGGISNETKIQDIIKAYFNILGTSKILTREEEIKYAKILESSDPEERRFGRDKLITSNLKLVVSVARKHLNRGLDFSDLIEEGNIGLMKAVDKFDYKRGFKFSTYATWWIRQATTRAIADQARTIRIPVHMVETINKLTRIERQLTQELGREPSYNEIAEKMGQGMVGEKVREIKRLSIEPVSLEKPIGDEDDTHFGDFVDDKDIFTPDEYAEKESLREVIDEVFHEILSAREEKVIRMRFGLLPTKLRTVLRLAKECEDETFPELVQTVKALDIHYDTPIEKVQSQKNALIDKHLSKYDSPKTLEEVGKEFKVTRERIRQIEAKTIRKFKPNQANSKAKVLKDFFKG
- a CDS encoding putative SAM-dependent methyltransferase, translated to MDRLSERLLLIAKQVNEKDIICDIGTDHAMIPIYLAKGNLITKAYACDIAEQPLNQAKKNIAKYHAEELITPILADGLAGISHIKIDTCIISGLGSATILTILQQDSDLIDRYILCPNDDPFLLREWIKKQKYFVEKELLIKENDIIYEIIVVNKSAGQKVKNNKDLYFGPCLRKEHNKLFQEKWLLKNDYYLTLLNKIPSNTKSYQEIKAKLKMINKVI